The Lutra lutra chromosome 15, mLutLut1.2, whole genome shotgun sequence genome includes a region encoding these proteins:
- the VANGL2 gene encoding vang-like protein 2 → MEDSVPLDCSRHLGVAAGATLALLSFLTPLAFLLLPPPLLWREELEPCGTACEGLFISVAFKLLILLLGSWALFFRRPKASLPRVFVLRALLMVLVFLLVVSYWLFYGVRILDARERSYQGVVQFCRSLCGRPASSCTTWPWSCWSCASCSPSSRSRSCAPPTVPAASTKRGPPQHPASGCVDPGEVLPRLPCPTTPPSSTCPSPSWPRSVRLQGVLPRRRTSPGWGASALRGDRAHLSCSCAENSTNNSTGQSRAVIAAAARRRDNSHNEYYYEEAEHERRVRKRRARLVVAVEEAFTHIKRLQEEEQKNPREVMDPREAAQAIFASMARAMQKYLRTTKQQPYHTMESILQHLEFCITHDMTPKAFLERYLAAGPTIQYHKERWLAKQWTLVSEEPVTNGLKDGIVFLLKRQDFSLVVSTKKVPFFKLSEEFVDPKSHKFVMRLQSETSV, encoded by the exons ATGGAGGACAGTGTCCCGCTGGACTGCTCCCGTCACCTAGGTGTGGCGGCAGGGGCCACGCTGGCGCTGCTGTCCTTCCTCACGCCGCTGGCTTTCCTGCTGCTGCCCCCCCCGCTGCTGTGGCGGGAGGAGCTGGAGCCCTGCGGGACGGCCTGCGAGGGCCTCTTCATCTCCGTGGCCTTCAAGCTGCTCATCCTGCTGCTGGGCAGCTGGGCCCTGTTCTTCCGGCGGCCCAAGGCCTCGCTGCCGCGCGTCTTCGTGCTGCGCGCACTGCTCATGGTGCTGGTCTTCCTGCTCGTGGTGTCATACTGGCTCTTCTACGGTGTGCGCATCCTGGACGCCCGCGAGCGCAGCTACCAGGGCGTCGTCCAGTTTTGCCGTTCGCTTTGTGGACGCCCTGCCTCTTCGTGCACTACCTGGCCGTGGTCCTGCTGGAGCTGCGCCAGCTGCAGCCCCAGTTCACGCTCAAGGTCGTGCGCTCCACCGACGGTGCCAGCCGCTTCTACAAAACGTGGGCCACCTCAG CATCCAGCGAGTGGCTGTGTGGATCCTGGAGAAGTATTACCACGACTTCCCTGTCCTACAACCCCGCCCTCCTCAACCTGCCCAAGTCCGTCCTGGCCAAGAAGTGTCCGGCTTCAAGGTGTACTCCCTCGGAGGAGG ACTTCCCCGGGATGGGGAGCCAGCGCTCTGAGAGGTGACCGTGCCCACCTGTCCTGCTCCTGCGCAGAAAACAGCACCAACAACTCCACGGGCCAGTCCCGGGCCGTGATCGCGGCAGCTGCTCGGAGGCGGGACAACAGCCACAACGAGTACTACTACGAGGAGGCAGAGCACGAGCGGAGGGTGCGCAAGCGGCGGGCCAG GCTCGTGGTGGCGGTGGAGGAGGCCTTCACTCACATTAAGCggctgcaggaggaggagcagaagaacCCCAGGGAGGTGATGGACCCCCGGGAGGCAGCGCAGGCCATCTTTGCTTCCATGGCCCGGGCCATGCAGAAGTACCTTCGCACCACCAAGCAACAGCCCTACCACACCATGGAGAGCATCCTCCAGCACCTGGAGTTCTGCATCACCCACGACATGACGCCCAAG GCCTTCCTGGAGCGGTACCTGGCGGCCGGACCCACCATCCAGTACCACAAGGAGCGCTGGCTGGCCAAACAGTGGACGCTGGTGAGCGAGGAGCCGGTGACCAATGGGCTCAAGGACGGCATCGTTTTCCTCTTGAAACGCCAGGACTTTAGCCTGGTGGTGAGCACCAAGAAGGTCCCCTTCTTCAAACTCTCCGAGGAGTTTGTGGATCCCAAGTCGCACAAGTTTGTCATGAGGCTGCAGTCTGAGACCTCGGTGTGA